One Maribacter cobaltidurans genomic window carries:
- a CDS encoding TonB-dependent receptor, with protein sequence MKKIYFAIAAFLLTATVFSQTTITGTVVDGEMGGPLPGATVVVKGTSNGTSTDFDGNFTIESATSSGTLRVSYIGFMPQEVSFTGGSVGTISLMPNAEELEGVVVTGVQDIAKDRKTPVAVSTIKAEEIQLKLGSQEFPEILNTTPSIYATKSGGGFGDARVNIRGFDTNNSAVMINGVPVNDMENGQVYWSNWAGLSDVTSAIQVQRGLGSSKLAVSSVGGTINVITKTSLNAEGGAIGATVGNDGYVKTLASYSSGLLDNGFSASLLLSRTGGSMYADGTKFEGYNFFLGLGYTKGDHNLEFMVTGAPQWHHQRDFAPSIADYIRYGGTADKPNRKYNSDWGYRNGEEYSFRRNFYHKPVISLNWSWAISDKTTLETSAYASFGRGGGTGEIGEINGTRQFALPKSADGLVRVDDIIAYNSGTLVPDFSDTPREQINGLYLNNSDQNPNENNTNGITRRASVNSHNWYGLLANFNNRISEDLTIDFGLDLRKYTGYHYRRVNDLLGGDAYQETDNDNDPNQIFRETYKANQPWWVFGNIDDEEKIDYYNTGLVNWLGVFGQVEYNFTPDVTAFVQGALSNQGFAREEFFSETPPEKTDYENILGGNVKGGVNWNIDAHNNVFANAGYYSKQPLFDAVYLNFGNNLNPNLTNEKITGFELGYGYRSSKFRGNVNLYSTSWKDRFASASATFNAGQPDEIRGTANLLGIKQVHTGIEMDGRFQASDKFALTGMISIGNWEYKDDVNATYFDNDQNPIVIGGVEQQETLELDGIKVGDAAQFTAFIGANYNIIENLSVDLGYRYADNLYAQFDATDVGPEGSLKLPSFGLMDAGTTFNIPFDDKMLSFRLNVNNVFDTTYIAESDTNIFAQPGDETYDGINTRNRVFFGFGTTWNLSARFNF encoded by the coding sequence ATGAAAAAAATCTACTTTGCAATTGCGGCCTTTTTGTTGACCGCAACTGTTTTTTCACAAACGACGATTACAGGTACTGTGGTAGATGGTGAAATGGGAGGTCCATTACCAGGTGCTACAGTGGTTGTTAAAGGTACATCTAATGGTACCTCTACAGACTTTGATGGAAACTTTACTATTGAATCTGCGACATCATCTGGAACATTAAGAGTTTCCTATATTGGTTTTATGCCTCAAGAGGTATCCTTTACGGGAGGTAGTGTTGGTACAATATCTTTAATGCCAAACGCCGAAGAATTGGAAGGGGTTGTAGTAACTGGAGTACAGGATATTGCTAAGGATAGAAAGACTCCTGTCGCAGTTTCTACTATTAAGGCAGAGGAGATTCAATTAAAATTGGGATCTCAAGAATTCCCTGAGATATTGAATACAACTCCATCGATATATGCCACAAAATCAGGTGGAGGTTTTGGAGATGCCCGTGTAAATATTCGTGGATTTGACACGAACAATTCAGCCGTAATGATTAATGGTGTTCCTGTAAACGATATGGAGAATGGTCAAGTTTATTGGAGTAACTGGGCGGGTCTATCGGATGTAACCTCCGCAATACAGGTTCAAAGAGGTTTGGGTTCCTCAAAGTTGGCGGTATCTTCAGTTGGTGGCACGATCAATGTTATTACAAAAACATCCTTAAACGCTGAAGGTGGTGCAATAGGGGCTACGGTAGGTAACGATGGCTATGTGAAAACTTTGGCTTCTTATTCATCAGGACTTCTTGATAATGGATTCTCAGCTTCCTTGTTATTGAGTAGGACAGGTGGGAGTATGTATGCTGATGGTACTAAATTTGAAGGATATAATTTCTTTTTAGGCCTTGGCTATACCAAAGGAGATCATAATTTAGAATTTATGGTAACTGGTGCTCCACAATGGCACCATCAGAGGGATTTTGCTCCTTCGATTGCAGACTATATTAGATATGGCGGAACTGCCGATAAGCCTAACAGGAAATATAATAGTGACTGGGGGTATAGAAATGGTGAGGAATACAGTTTTAGGCGTAACTTTTATCACAAGCCGGTTATCAGTTTAAACTGGAGTTGGGCTATATCGGACAAAACTACTTTGGAAACATCGGCTTATGCTTCCTTTGGTCGAGGTGGTGGAACGGGTGAAATTGGAGAAATCAATGGTACCAGACAATTTGCATTACCTAAATCGGCAGATGGTTTGGTAAGGGTAGATGATATTATTGCTTATAATAGTGGTACATTGGTTCCTGATTTTAGTGATACCCCTAGAGAGCAGATTAACGGTCTTTATTTGAACAATAGCGACCAAAATCCAAATGAGAACAACACTAACGGTATTACAAGAAGAGCTTCTGTAAACTCTCATAACTGGTATGGTCTTTTGGCAAACTTCAACAATAGAATTTCTGAGGATTTGACCATTGATTTTGGTCTTGACTTAAGAAAGTATACGGGTTACCACTATAGAAGAGTGAATGATCTTTTAGGCGGTGATGCATACCAAGAAACGGATAACGACAACGATCCCAATCAAATTTTCCGTGAGACGTATAAGGCCAATCAACCTTGGTGGGTTTTTGGAAATATAGATGATGAGGAAAAAATTGATTACTACAATACAGGATTGGTTAATTGGTTAGGTGTTTTTGGACAAGTAGAATATAATTTTACACCAGATGTAACTGCTTTTGTTCAAGGCGCATTATCAAACCAAGGCTTTGCTAGAGAGGAATTTTTTAGCGAAACTCCTCCAGAAAAAACAGATTACGAGAATATTTTAGGTGGAAATGTTAAAGGTGGTGTAAACTGGAACATTGATGCACACAATAATGTTTTTGCAAATGCAGGCTATTATTCAAAACAACCTTTGTTTGATGCTGTTTACTTGAACTTTGGGAACAATCTAAATCCAAACTTGACAAATGAAAAAATTACAGGTTTCGAATTGGGATATGGGTATAGAAGCTCAAAATTCCGTGGAAATGTAAACCTGTATTCAACTAGTTGGAAGGATAGATTTGCCAGTGCCAGTGCCACTTTCAATGCGGGACAACCAGATGAAATTAGGGGAACTGCTAACTTATTGGGAATTAAGCAAGTTCATACCGGTATCGAGATGGATGGTAGGTTTCAAGCTAGCGATAAATTTGCTCTTACAGGTATGATTTCCATTGGTAACTGGGAGTATAAGGATGATGTTAACGCAACGTATTTCGATAATGATCAAAACCCAATCGTAATTGGGGGCGTTGAACAGCAGGAAACTTTGGAATTGGATGGAATTAAAGTTGGTGATGCAGCTCAGTTTACTGCCTTTATTGGAGCCAATTATAATATCATTGAAAATTTGAGTGTAGACCTTGGATATCGCTACGCTGATAATCTTTATGCTCAATTTGATGCTACTGATGTTGGGCCTGAAGGTTCTTTAAAGCTTCCTTCCTTCGGATTGATGGATGCCGGTACAACTTTTAATATTCCTTTTGACGATAAAATGCTTAGCTTCAGACTAAACGTTAACAACGTATTCGATACCACATACATTGCGGAATCTGATACTAATATATTTGCTCAACCTGGTGACGAGACCTACGACGGTATCAATACTAGAAACAGGGTATTCTTCGGTTTCGGAACAACTTGGAACCTGAGCGCAAGATTCAATTTTTAA